A genome region from Hymenobacter chitinivorans DSM 11115 includes the following:
- the tsaB gene encoding tRNA (adenosine(37)-N6)-threonylcarbamoyltransferase complex dimerization subunit type 1 TsaB, translating into MSTLILSLETSSPVCSIALHRDGQLVGQSELRLEKSHSSHLSLLIQQLLDNTNTTLQDLAAVAVSDGPGSYTGLRIGGAAAKGLCYALDIPLIAVGTLPALAQQVADYTAQAEDVLFCPMLDARRMEVYSALYAHDGREVLAPAPLILDSETLVEQLAHHRLLFFGNGAAKFAPLVNSTNAGFLAGIEPSAIAVGTLAYQAYQRQDFRDVAYYEPFYLKEVHTTTPKVRT; encoded by the coding sequence GGGCAGCTGGTGGGGCAGTCGGAACTGCGGCTGGAAAAGTCGCACTCTTCGCACCTGAGTCTGCTGATTCAGCAGCTGCTGGACAACACCAATACCACGCTGCAAGACTTGGCCGCCGTGGCCGTGTCGGATGGGCCTGGCTCGTACACGGGTTTGCGCATTGGCGGGGCTGCGGCTAAGGGCTTATGCTACGCCCTGGATATTCCGCTCATTGCCGTTGGTACGCTGCCAGCCCTAGCCCAGCAGGTAGCTGATTACACGGCTCAGGCCGAAGATGTGCTGTTTTGCCCGATGCTCGATGCTCGCCGGATGGAAGTATACAGCGCCCTCTACGCCCACGACGGCCGGGAAGTGCTGGCCCCGGCCCCGCTCATTCTGGATTCGGAGACGCTGGTCGAACAATTAGCCCACCACCGCTTGTTATTCTTCGGCAACGGCGCGGCGAAGTTTGCTCCGCTCGTAAATTCAACCAACGCGGGTTTTCTGGCGGGTATTGAGCCCTCAGCTATTGCCGTCGGCACCTTGGCCTACCAGGCTTACCAACGCCAGGATTTCCGGGACGTGGCTTACTACGAGCCGTTTTATCTGAAAGAAGTACACACCACCACTCCCAAGGTTAGAACTTAG
- a CDS encoding DUF2480 family protein, whose protein sequence is MEDFVNRVAQSALTTLNLEEFIHPGERVVYDIKENLFHGLILREKDFREFIKTHDWSQYDGKNVAIICSADAIVPTWAYMLLASKLQNHAHRYVFGNLEALEQELFHEAIAALNPEDFRDAKLVIKGCGNIPVPTYAYVAIMQKLLPVASSIMYGEPCSTVPLYKRPKVQA, encoded by the coding sequence ATGGAAGATTTCGTCAACCGCGTGGCGCAAAGCGCCCTGACCACGCTCAACCTGGAGGAGTTTATTCACCCCGGGGAGCGGGTCGTGTATGACATCAAGGAAAATCTGTTTCACGGCCTGATACTGCGCGAAAAGGATTTCCGGGAGTTCATCAAAACTCACGACTGGAGCCAGTACGACGGCAAGAATGTGGCCATCATCTGCTCGGCCGACGCCATTGTGCCCACCTGGGCCTATATGCTGCTGGCCTCCAAGCTCCAAAACCACGCCCACCGCTACGTGTTCGGCAACCTCGAAGCGCTGGAGCAGGAGCTCTTCCACGAAGCCATTGCCGCCCTCAACCCCGAAGACTTCCGCGACGCTAAGCTGGTTATCAAAGGCTGCGGCAATATTCCGGTGCCGACCTACGCCTATGTGGCCATCATGCAGAAGCTGCTGCCCGTGGCCTCCAGCATTATGTACGGGGAGCCGTGCAGCACCGTGCCGCTTTATAAGCGCCCCAAAGTGCAGGCCTAA